DNA sequence from the Malus sylvestris chromosome 10, drMalSylv7.2, whole genome shotgun sequence genome:
gattatattcgtgagagtataagcacgccgaatcgacaccaaagtattgggacacaaatactcaaaacaaatgtatgtcttgattgtgaaagtggttcggccgtcagaatgacaaactctaaaacctacttgcgaataaccaatcataaacaacttggcgttcaatgtgccgagtatagtaacttgtaacacctcgcttcgccgaaaaggctaacgagatgacctctgccaataaggactcGAAGATCCTTCTAGActaagacttggatagataaccagtcggccttgttgcagtgctgtttatccaaactgaaggtgcttcacggtcggctgattctacagcaacagtgttgtttatccaaactgaagatgttcgccggttgccttcacagtgttgttgatccaaactgaagatatgttggcgaaaaaagaaaacaaaaatctcaaggttgttgagaggttttgcgtagagcgagggtttgcacaaggcaatttgtgtgttgaattggaaagGCTCTTCCGTTGCCACTAcctctgtatttatagtagTTGTCTTTCACTTGGCATGGTCTAGACTTgtagaatttgattttaattcaaactcgtcaACCAAAACTTCAATCAAAGACTTCTCAAGATAAGCGAGAGCCTATCCTTTAGCTATCATCACTCATCATCATCTTactttacttaaaaaaaaaaacatttgtttttcttccttATCCTTTGTATGCCTCAAAAGAAATCGTGCCCTCAGACTATCTCCTAGTTCAGCTAGGAAACCGTGCCCTCACATCAATGTTTTCCTTTTGTATTTCCACCATGTAGATCCAGGTGGCGCTTATGCATGCAAAGTTACATGGGAGAAAATCCCAACAAGCACATTCACGTGGCCACATCCAAAAGCATATACCATTTGGCACCATATTTATCTGCTGCCACATATCCCAATATTCCATACGTTCAAATCAATTAGGATATAGACAAATATCAGTTTTAAacaatttaatatattattaagagataatatcatgattaaaatcataacattatttctcaataataattgaaaatcatTTCAACTACCCTGTCATTCAACGGCACTTGATTACTCGGACCGATAGTGtaaaattgggtccaaacattgccccctagtttccttgagcttcggccTGTAAGCtaaatggttaaggaaattagcTCAGTCGAAGAAATATATGGTTGAGGAATCCACTCCATAGCCTGACACGTCTTGAAAGAGACCTCGACGAGCTGGCCGAGGAAAACCAAATGGGGTCGAAGTCTCTAAGATTCTCGCCCACCGCTTCTCATGGTACTTAGATTATAAAACGAACCTATGCCGAGCACCAGCTCGCCGAGCTCAGCATGCGTGATATAGGTCAAGAAGGATTGGGGGTAGGGGGTTGAGAAAAAATTTTCTTGTCAACTCGGCCtacatttatatatgtatatatatacctcGACGTGTTAGCTAAGGCCGGCCCTAAAAAATTTCGTCCTTCCAATGGATTCTAACAATCTTGGAAGCAAATCATGATTCCCCACCTGCACCCATATGGCCATAGGCTGAAGCCTACTATCTTTCTTGTCCAAATATCACATCACGTCCTGAAGCAAGCTGTATATAAAACCCCATGGAAATATTGGAACCACGTGAAGGCATACCATCTAATAAAGGTGGCCTTTTCCAAATGTCTTTGTTAAAACCAaggccttatatatatatatatatatatatatatatatatatattccactGAAGCCTATATCGATTTGACATCCTAACTTCCAATATAaggataaggattgtctgccctccacttccggtgccaTCCCCGTGCCCTCCTATTTATGTGGTCATGGTTTAGCCACGTCAAcatatattactatttatttttatcttattatatctataaaaaataatataaaatgttgacgtggcttaaccgtgatcacacaaaacaggagggcaccggaagtgaagggcaaacaatccttgtccccAATATAAAACCCAATGGCGACtgttatatacacacacacacacacacgtgctTTGATAGTCCTCCCACATCACTTTATTGAAAAAGTCTGCAACCACTAGTCCCAATTTCTGTCAAGGTGGAAAATCCAAGCGGGAGAATTCGCCATTTGTCCCTTTCATGCACATGCATACATGcatgcattttatttaatgtagAAAAAGAGGCGCACTGTCACAGCTCTCTACTGCCGAGGTCGAAGAAAAAATTTGAAGGGTTGAGAAAAATTGGGCAGAGGGTCGAGAAAACCATTCTTAGCTGCTCGGCCTATCACCTCAGCCATTGCAGTAAATAATCCCATTCACCGATCATACCTTTATTGcccccttattttcttatgcatctgtttatatatatatttttttagcaAACGGAAATAAAAGTGGCCAAACTATAATCAGGAGGAGGCCAACGCTACTTTATTCCAAGTCGAGatctttttatatcaaaattttcaaattgatttcgcTCTAGACCAAATAAAGAATattctccaaatatttttgactTGGCGAAATATTTTCCACTTTTGGCTAACGAAtgtgttgaacaattattatgccccccAGGCATAATACTTTCGCCAATTTCGGCTTTTAAATCGAACAACTTAGCCGAACGGGATTTCTATATATCGGCTTTATCACCAATAATCATATTGATTGGCGTGGTTTGTTACTAAAACCATGAATTGGTTTTGTTCGTCATTGGAACACTTTTCTGACGAATCATTGTCTAAGTCAATTTGTGGCTCAGAAACTTGattttttcttctaggcctaccatACTTTTAGTCTCGATCGAAACAACAAGTGGCCTAAGTTCTTTGACCATCTTGACAATGTTCTGAGGCTGAATTTTGATTGTGGTAGGAGCGGAAATTTGCCCCCTGGCCTCTTGCCTTTCAGAAATTCTACCCCATCTCTTGAAGCATtgtttttgctcctttaataGGCGATGAAACTCATCCCAGGAAGCCTGATCGAGATATatcatgtgaacttcgtagttttagcacttaGTCCcattgggcgtgccaaaatgttgaccttaAAAAACTACTAAGCCTACATGGTGCGcatgccgagtaactaatgagctaactacgtcattcagtTGTatgcgggcgtgccaactcgtcggccaagctcggccgatgagtaaaatttgttgatgttgcgttgggtgcgctgctaACTTCTgaatcttgcgactgcggccgaggaaggaacactttcggccttcgggttctggagcctgaagacaaggctgttaattctgcgaagttcacaaatcgtcggcgccagattcggtcacggtgattatgttcgtgagagtataagcacgccgaatcaaCACGAAAGTATAGGGACACAAATACTCAAGACAAATGTATgtcttgattgtgaaagtggttcggctgtcagaatgccgaactctaaaacctacttgcaaataaccaatcataaacaactcggcgttcaatgtgccgagtatagtaacttgtaacacctcgctTCGTCGAAAAGGCTaacgagatgacctctgccaataaggactcGAAGATCTTTCTTGACCCTAAAAAACTACTaagcctacgtggtgcgcataccgagtaactaatgagctaactatgtcattcggttgtatgcgggcgtgccaactcgtcggccgagctcggccgagctcggccgaggagtaaaatttgttgatgttgcgttgggtgcgctgctgacttctgaatctcgcgaCTACGATcaaggaaggaacattatcagccttcgggttctagagcctgaagacaatgctgctagttctgcgaagttcacaaattgtCGGTGCCGGATTCGGTtacggtgattatattcgtgagagtataagcacgccgaatcgatACCAAAGTATTgggacacaaatactcaaaacaaatgtatgtcttgattgtgaaagtggttcggccgtcagaatgccgaactctaaaacctacttgcgaataaccaatcataaacaacttggcgttcaatgtgccgagtatagtaacttgtaacacctcgcttcgccgaaaaggctaacgagatgacctctgccaataaggactcGAAGATCCTTCTAGActaagacttggatagataaccagtcggccttgttgcagtgctgtttatccaaactgaaggtgcttcacggtcggctgattctacagcaacagtgctgtttatccaaactgaagatgttcgccggttgccttcacagtgctatttatctaaactgaagatgtgttggcgaaaaaagaaaacaaaaatctcaaggttgttgagaggcttcacgtagagcgagggtttgcacatggtagtttgtgtgttgaattggaggggctcTTCCGTTGCCActgcctctgtatttatagtagATGTCTTTCGCTTGGCACGGTCTAGACTTgtagaatttgattttaattcaaactcgtcaACCAAAACTTCAATCAAAGACTTCTCAAGATAGGCGAGAGCCTATCCTTTAGCCGTCATCACTCATCATCATCTGActctacttaaaaaaaaaaaacatttgtttttcttccttATCCTTTGTATGCCTAAAAAGAAACTGTGCCCCCAGACTATCTCCTAGTTCAGCTAAGAAATCATGCCCTCGCATCAATGTTTCCTTCTGTATTTCCACCATGTTGATCCAAGTGGCGCTTATGCATGCAAAGTTACATGGGATAAAATCCCAACAAGCACATTCACGGGCCACATCCAAAAGCATATACCATTTGGCACCATATTTATCTGTTGCCGCATATCCCAATATTCCATACGTTCAAATCAATTAGGATATAGACAAATATTAGTTTTAAACAATTTAATAGATTATTAagagataatatcatgattaaaatCACAACATTATTTCTCAATAATAATTGCAAATCATTTAAACTACCCTGTCATTCAACGGCACTCGATTACTTGGGTCGAtagtgtaaaatcgggtccaaacactttctcatccccttctatttatgtggtcacggttaagccatgtcaacattttatattgatttttttttatagaaataataagacaaaaagcaatgggaatataaaatgttgacgtggcttaaccgtgaccacataaataggaggggatgggaaTGGTATGAGATGGGGGAGCGCAGACAATCCAGGTCTAGTCGACAGATCTTTAATCCTTTGTCCCTGTTTTCTCTGTCTCGCCTATGTTCCCTTACTAATTTGTTGCTAGTTGTACATTCACTAACACATTGGCCTCGCTTTGTACGCTATATAAGGCATCAGATAGGACTAGGAATACGAAACCGGGTGTTTGGTGTCCATACGTATTAAATAGTCAATGGATTAAAAAATCTGGTCCCACCTCTTTTATACAACATACACCCGCTTGGTTATACGCTCCAAAAGCACTGTATTATTTATTCGGGTAGAAACACGCTTGCTTGCTCGCTTTCTCTGTCCTTTCGGCCCGCTCTAGCCCTCTCGCATCGAGAATCTCAGGTTGCCgaaatttttcttcttctcactTTGTTCTGCCTTCCtatttttcttgaaattttCTACGACGATGGCTAATGGGACTGTTGGACATAATTGGAGACGGGGGCAGAGCGAAAGTTGCTAGAGGTAGGCTTCTTGTAGTTGATGTCGTGCTAGGCTTCCTCCTTGAAACCCATATGGATGGGCTCATCCTCGTCCAGGTCGTTGCCGTCACTCAACATTGCTGGAGATTTTgtcattctctttctctctcttttcacACAACTATGTATTTACACATTCTACTCAAATTGTCAAAAGTGTTATGGACTACATTGAGagattttgtttggtttttggatTAATTAGTAATTGATATTTTGTTGTGAGGTAATTAAACTCAAAATTGGGAAAGATTTCATTTGGGCTTTCGAAGGAAATTAAAGGTGGTGATGAATCGATGATAGATTTGTAAATTAGGTTTTCTTGGGAAATACTTCAAAAAGAGAAAGATGATAAGTTTTGCTGGGAATTGATAATAGGATTTGATGCAAAATGATAGGATTTGAAAATTATGCAAGATTTCATCTGGGCAATTTGATCGGGGaaagatgaagaaatgaaaatgacgacctgggttttttttcttcatcttatTGGCACAACACCAAacacaatataaataatactATGGTTATCCGATATCACACCAAACGTCcgctaatttagtcagtactatacgatgactatttatcctatccgactgaAATAGTCAATACAGTTTGAGCTGCCAAACAATGCCTTATACATAAAATCAATTAGTACGCCGTCATTTGATAAGAAGGTATTTGTTAGTTTCTCTCTGAACTTGTATAGAGCTGCTAAtttccctgaactttaattttagctgtTAAGCCCGTTACCCCTGAGATAAGCACAGAAAAAGGACGCGAAGAAagttgtgagagaagctaagctaGTGGCTTTTAACGATATATATAAgcaactagataccaaagaatgagagctggatatctataaactagctagagtaagggaaaagaagacaagagacctaaaccaagtgaggtacATCAAGGATGAGAATGGAAAGGTTCTTACTATAGAGAATGAAGTCAAAGACAAATGGagatgttattttcataatcttttcaatgaaggacatgaaatgagtatttctttgggggagttgagtaactcagaagagtagAAACCACTCATTTTACCGCTGAATTAGGAAGAAAGAAGTGGTTATAGTTTTAAAAAAGATGAAGCACAGAAAAATAGTGGGCCCAaatgatataccgatcgaagtgtagAAAGTCTTGAGAGAGacgggtatagcatggctcacagacattttcaataggattttaaaaacgaagaagatgccaaatgaatggcgaaagagcactttggtgcctatttaTAAGAATAAGGGCAACGTACAAAATTGTATGAACTATAagggtattaagttaatgattcatacaatgaagctctgggatagagtaattgagcatagattgaggcaagagacaccggtctcggacaaccaattcgggttcatgccaaggtgctcaaccatggaggcaatctatctcttacgaagatcaATGGACAGATGTAGAGATATGAAAAAGGATTTGcacatggtttttatagatttgaaaaaaaagtatGATAAGGTCCTAAGAAACATTCTTTGGAGAATTTTAGAGGAAGGAGTACGAgtaacatatatccaagctataaaggatatgtatgatgtaGTAAGGACTACCGTAataactcatgaaggacaaaccgaaagcttccccattaCTGTAtggttacatcaaggctcatctttaagtctttacctttttacattggtaatggatgagttaatgagacatattcaagatgaaattccttggtgtatgttttTCGCAGACGATTAGTGTTGATGGATGAAACTTAAGAAggagtaaatgcgaagcttaaccatTGGAgataagtgttggaatctaaaggtctttgccTAAGTTGGTCAAAGATAGAGCATATGAAGTGCAAGTTAAGTGCAAACAGAGGCTCAAATGAGTTAAGGGTGAAGATTGGAGACCATGAAGTttcaaagagcgaccgttttcgctacctaggatctatcttgcaaaagaacggagaattggaTGAAGACCTtcaccatagaatacaagctagatggatgaagtggaatagTGCATCCAGCGTGTTATGTGACTGTCGTATGCTACTTAagctcaagagaaaattttCTAGGGCAACAATAAGGCTGACAATGCTTTATAGCAaggaatgttgggcggtgatgcatcaacacgtacataaaatgggtgtagcggagatgagaatgcttcgttggatgtgtgggcacatgagaaaagataagattatgaatgaggatatccgaggtaaagtaggagtaaccgaaattgaaggaatgatgagagaaaatcggttatggtGGTTTGAACATGTGAAACAAAGGCCTACTGACACtttggttagaagatgcgattataggacagaggttcagggccaaaggggcagatgaagatctaggaagactttggaagagactctaagaaaatacttagagtacttggatctaacggaagacgtGATATAGAACCGAACGCAaggacgttctaggattcatatagtcgACCCCAATTAGTGGAAAAAAtgatttgttgttgttattgttgtaggCCCATTAttcctaaacttttataatCAGTCACTTTTCCCCTAAACTTTAACTTTAGCTGATTACttcttaaaatattataaatagtcaatttctCTCATAgctttatgttttaaaatttttcatttgtctaatttttcattttttttttgcctccATACAGTTGTTATGTGTCGTTGGCGTGACcaaaatggatgaaaatttagCAAATTATAAAACATCATAAAAGTAATCGGTTAAAGTGAGAGTTCAAGAAAAAAATTggtaattataaaagttcacgGAGTTGTtgactaaaattaaagttcaagaaaaaaattaatggcTCTATACAATTTTGAAGGTCAAATTGACAAACATGCCTTTGATAAAAgcccgaaagaaaaaaaaaaaaagactcggAAACAAAACCCAGTAAACCAAATCCCCACCCCCTTCCTCCCTCTTCCTCACTCCCTCACTCCCCACTGCCGAACCCACCACCGTCAGAATCCATTGCTGCAgtcaaacctctctctctctctctctctctctcacggaACTCCACCAGTCCGAAGGCTCAACCCTCCTTTCTCTAATCCAGCTTCGTCGCAAACCAGGTGACTATTCTCTCCgactccctttctctctctggcCTTGTGTGATTTGTGATTCTTGTTCCGAAAACTGAAAAGAATTAGAAATAGAGTTGGAATTATGAATTATTATTCTTATTTGCGGATTATTTGTTTTCCTCTCAATTTTTACatgtcgttttttttttcaagcatTTTCGACAAAGAATTGCGTAATTAGTAGTTAGATGGATGCATTTGGATTGGACCCATTGCAGTTGAGGACATGGTTTGTGGTTTTGATTTGTTGTTTGCATTAGATGGATATTAGTGTTATACAGGTAGCCGTGGCTTGGAAGTCTGTACCAGTGCAGTACAGCAACATATGGAATTAGGCTTTGAGTATCAGTCACTGCAAAGGTAGAAGTTTGGAGTACACATCACAACGTGAGAGACGTTAACGGCGCCACAGAAATGAAGGTCCGGGTGGTGTGTCGGAAAGTGTACGATTACATTCGTTATGATCTGAAAGAGATTGCATTTCCATCTTCGCTGCCGGACCCTCCTCATATCAAGAAGCGCCGTAAGCTCACCATGCGTGAGTGGTTCTTGGTATGCCCCTTACATTCATTTCCATTACACATATAGATATAGGCTCTGTAGTTAATCATACTCACATCCAATTCATTTAACTAACTCATGGATCGTTGAAGTAATTACAAGCACTTGATTGTTAAAAtgctttttgaaaataaaatggacaAGTTACAGCATTTTTTGGGAGTTCTTTTGACCTTTCAGATATCAGAAAACACATTTTTTAACAATTGTCTAAAATGGCGCTTCATGGAGAAGTACTATTGAGCTAACGGATAGGTGGTTTCCAGGAAACACTTGGATTATCACTGAAATCTATTTATACgcttaattgcttatgataaaAGTACTAATATAAAAGTGCTATTGAGCGGAAGCGATTCGTGTAGAAAGAGTCtagttttagtttgtgtgtTGTAATTGCTTACCTAACTCGGGGGTTGGGTACATATCAGCCTCTTATTTGGGTAGTCTAaccatttgatctttctcttGACCAATTCTGATATGAATTTTGATAATAAGGCCAATTGTTCAACCGTAGAATGCTTTAAAATTTGAAGTTCTGAGTGTTAAAGTTGATTTTGTTTCTGATGATTTGAGGTATTAATAATATTTGGCTATTGCTTTTCTTTTCGTCTAGGTTCAGATATAGTTTGTCTTGTTTTCATCGAGTATGAACTATGTTTTCGTGCTTAGGATATGTTAAAGCTTATTAGTATATTTATGCGTGTGGTGTTAACATGAAGGATgtaatttctaattttatacCTTGCACTGGCTGTCAGGTGTTGAAGGAGGCTTCTAGGCTTTATGCCGCCAGCTGGGTGCGGGATGTTGGTCCTGAACTGCGACCTAATGATTATAAGAATAAAGAGAGTGAAGATGGACCTGGTGGAGCACAGAGAACGGCTAAAGAGAAAGAACCCTCAACTTTAGAGGATCTTGGTAAGTAATGTCTACATTATGCTGCCACATCAATCAGTGTGACCATTTTAACAATAACTTAGTGGAACGCATGCTTGTTCTATATGATGTGTGCATGCATATGACTACGAAGATAATGACTGATGCCCAATAGATCTTTGCTTTTTGTTCTTTGATTTGGTTTGCATTAGTGTCCTGCAATGTTCTTACTTAGGAAGTTGGCATAAATAATCATTGAATCATGCAACTTGATCATTCGATCCCGTCAAATATTTTACATGCATCAATTCTGCTTCAAGTACAGTAGGTTAGAAGGTTACTTTTTAATAGTTGTTTGCATATCCAAAcagcttcaaaaaaaaaaaaaaaaaaatctacatatgcttcttgtgaaAGTGGTTCAACTTTATGATTGTAAAGGGAAGATGAAGTAAACCAGCATGAGTAACAAATACAGAAAGGAAGATTTGCGGACACTATTTTGTAAGGCAGTTGTTCCTGGCTGGTTTTTGTGTGTGGGTTCACTTTAATCTGTCGATTGCCTGTGTCTCTAAACTTCTGAATAGAATTTGGGTTATGATTCTGTAACTTTTACCACTCTTTGTGATAAAAACACatagtcctctctctctcttgcctgTGTCGTTTTCTTTTTCTGTCGTAATAAGCTTTTTTCATCTCATCGGCCCCATCTCTAACAACATAAACAACAAAAGAATACCTGCAAAGGGAAGATGAAAGTAAACCAGTATGAGTAACAAGTATAGAAAGGAAGATTTGCGTACACTTTTTTGTAAGGCAGTTCTTTCTGGCTGGTTTTTGTGTTTGGGTGCTCTTTCATCTGTCGATTGCCTGTGTCTCTAAACTTCTGTATAGAATTTGGGTTATGATTCTGTAACTTTTACCAATCTGTTGTGATAAAAACACAtaggcctctctctctctcttgcctgTGTCGTTTCTTTTTCTGTCGTAATAAGCTTTTTTCATTTCATCTCCCCCTTCTCTAACAACATAAACAACAAAAGAGTACTTTTGTTTAGTTAAATCTTTATGCTTTTCAGTTATAACGGTTTGAGATCTGATTATGTTTAATGCTTTTCTCtggaaataaaaacaaatagcTGTGGCTGCAAGAGGAGGAATGGAGACATTAAAGCCTGCTCTGCAGCGGGTGTACATGACAAGAGCGTCTGCATATAGAGATGCTCTTCAAAGTTTTATACATGGGTACCAAGAAGGCATCCAGCAGGTCATGGAGAAAAAGGCAAAAGATTCTAAATCTGAACAAGAAAGTGATAAATCTACGTAACATCTCTTGTTACTCTTCATTGTTGTTGCTGCACCTACTGACAACCCTTCTTTCGAAGTCATGGGGTCATTTTGCCAAGTTCCTTCGACATGGTTCTCCCAAGCACCCTAGTATGGTATACTTGTTATCTGTGTCCTTTACAAGTTCTTGAGCTCTACTTTTAGCTCTGTTTTAAGAACACGTGCCATGGTTTTTCATTCAAGTATTCAAGAACTCGAAAGCAAATTTAAGAAATGTAAATATAATGTAAattagaaactactctttttatcgtcgaatccggaaggaagaagtggttgtagctttgaagaagatgaagcatagaaaagcagtaggcccagacgatataccaatcgaagtgtggaaagttttggaagagacaggtataacatggcttactgaccttttcaataggattttgaaaacgaagaagatgtcaaatgagtggcgaacgagcactttagggcctatctacaagaataagggcgacgtacaaaattgcatgaactataggggtattaagctaatgagtcatacaatgaagctctgggagagagtcattgagcatagattgaggcaagagacacgggtttcggacaaccaattcgggttcatgccagggcgctcaaccatggaggcaatctatctcttacgaagattgatggaaagatatagagatgggaaaaaggatttacacatggtctttatagatttggaaaaagcgtatgatagggtcccacgagacattctttggaggattttagagaagaaaggagtacgagtagcatatatccaagctataaaggatatgtatgaaggagc
Encoded proteins:
- the LOC126584912 gene encoding uncharacterized protein LOC126584912, encoding MKVRVVCRKVYDYIRYDLKEIAFPSSLPDPPHIKKRRKLTMREWFLVLKEASRLYAASWVRDVGPELRPNDYKNKESEDGPGGAQRTAKEKEPSTLEDLAVAARGGMETLKPALQRVYMTRASAYRDALQSFIHGYQEGIQQVMEKKAKDSKSEQESDKST